One genomic window of Pseudomonas chlororaphis subsp. piscium includes the following:
- the ubiX gene encoding flavin prenyltransferase UbiX encodes MNNGPERITLAMTGASGAQYGLRLLDCLVREDREVHFLISKAAQLVMATETDVTLPSKPQTMQAFLTEYTGAAAGQIRVYGKEDWMSPVASGSGSPAAMVVVPCSTGTLSAIATGACNNLIERAADVTLKERRQLILVPREAPYSSIHLENMLKLSNMGVTILPASPGFYHQPQTIDDLVDFVVARILNLLNIPQDMLPRWGEHHLSSDE; translated from the coding sequence ATGAACAACGGCCCGGAACGCATCACCCTGGCGATGACCGGCGCCTCGGGCGCCCAGTACGGCCTGCGCCTGCTGGATTGCCTGGTGCGCGAAGACCGTGAAGTGCACTTCCTGATCTCCAAGGCCGCGCAGCTGGTGATGGCGACCGAGACCGACGTGACCCTGCCGTCCAAGCCGCAGACCATGCAGGCCTTCCTCACCGAGTACACCGGTGCGGCGGCCGGGCAGATCCGGGTGTATGGCAAGGAAGACTGGATGTCGCCGGTGGCTTCGGGCTCCGGCTCGCCAGCGGCGATGGTGGTGGTGCCTTGTTCCACCGGCACCTTGTCGGCCATCGCCACGGGCGCTTGCAACAACCTGATCGAGCGGGCAGCGGACGTCACCCTGAAGGAGCGCCGCCAGCTGATCCTGGTGCCACGCGAGGCGCCTTACTCCAGCATCCACTTGGAGAACATGCTCAAGCTGTCGAACATGGGGGTGACCATTCTACCGGCCTCTCCGGGTTTCTATCACCAGCCGCAGACCATCGACGACCTGGTGGATTTTGTCGTGGCGCGGATTCTCAACCTGTTGAACATCCCGCAGGACATGTTGCCGCGGTGGGGCGAGCATCATCTGAGCAGCGATGAGTAA
- a CDS encoding ethanolamine ammonia-lyase subunit EutB: protein MAAFAHTIGAQTYRFDSLKDVMAKASPARSGDFLAGVAALNDGERVAAQMTLADIPLKHFLEEALIPYETDEVTRLIIDTHDKAAFATVSHLTVGGFRDWLLSDAADEQSLRALAPGLTPEMAAAVSKIMRVQDLVLVAQKIRVVTRFRGTLGLRGRLSTRLQPNHPTDEPAGIAASILDGLLYGNGDAMIGINPATDSIASICALLEMLDAIIQRYEIPTQACVLTHVTTSIEAINRGVPLDLVFQSIAGTEAANASFGINLNVLQEGYEAGLSLKRGTLGQNLMYFETGQGSALSANAHFGVDQQTCETRAYAVARHFKPFLVNTVVGFIGPEYLYNGKQIIRAGLEDHFCGKLLGVPMGCDICYTNHAEADQDDMDTLLTLLGVAGINFIMGIPGSDDIMLNYQTTSFHDALYARQTLGLKPAPEFEQWLAKTGIFTQPDGKVRFGHNLPPAFRQALAQLQ from the coding sequence ATGGCTGCATTTGCCCACACCATCGGCGCCCAGACCTACCGCTTCGACAGCCTCAAGGACGTCATGGCCAAGGCCAGCCCGGCGCGCTCCGGGGACTTCCTGGCCGGCGTCGCCGCCCTCAACGACGGCGAGCGGGTCGCCGCGCAAATGACCCTGGCGGACATTCCGCTCAAGCATTTCCTCGAAGAGGCGCTGATTCCCTACGAAACCGATGAAGTCACCCGGTTGATCATCGACACCCACGACAAGGCCGCCTTCGCCACCGTCAGCCACCTCACGGTCGGCGGTTTCCGCGACTGGCTGCTCAGCGACGCCGCCGACGAACAGAGCCTGCGTGCCCTGGCACCCGGGCTGACCCCGGAAATGGCCGCCGCCGTGTCGAAGATCATGCGCGTCCAGGACCTGGTGCTGGTGGCGCAGAAGATCCGCGTGGTCACCCGGTTCCGCGGCACCCTGGGCCTGCGCGGGCGCCTGTCGACCCGCCTGCAACCCAACCACCCGACCGACGAACCGGCGGGCATCGCCGCGAGCATTCTCGACGGCCTGCTCTACGGCAACGGCGACGCCATGATCGGCATCAACCCGGCCACCGACAGCATCGCCTCGATCTGCGCCCTGCTGGAAATGCTCGACGCGATCATCCAGCGTTATGAAATCCCCACCCAGGCCTGCGTACTGACCCACGTCACCACCTCCATCGAGGCGATCAACCGTGGCGTGCCGCTGGACCTGGTGTTCCAGTCGATTGCCGGCACCGAAGCGGCCAACGCCAGCTTCGGCATCAACCTCAATGTCCTGCAGGAAGGCTACGAGGCCGGCCTGAGCCTCAAGCGCGGCACCCTGGGGCAGAACCTGATGTATTTCGAAACCGGCCAGGGCAGCGCGCTGTCGGCCAACGCCCACTTCGGCGTCGACCAGCAGACCTGCGAAACCCGCGCCTATGCCGTGGCCCGGCACTTCAAGCCGTTCCTGGTGAACACCGTGGTCGGCTTCATTGGCCCGGAGTACCTGTACAACGGCAAGCAGATCATCCGCGCCGGCCTGGAAGATCACTTCTGCGGCAAGCTGCTGGGCGTGCCCATGGGCTGCGATATCTGCTACACCAACCACGCCGAAGCCGACCAGGATGACATGGACACCCTGCTGACCCTGCTGGGCGTGGCCGGGATCAACTTCATCATGGGCATCCCCGGCTCCGACGACATCATGCTCAACTACCAGACCACCTCCTTTCACGACGCGCTCTATGCCCGCCAGACCCTGGGCCTGAAACCGGCGCCGGAGTTCGAGCAGTGGCTGGCGAAAACCGGCATCTTCACCCAGCCCGACGGCAAGGTGCGGTTCGGCCACAACCTGCCGCCGGCCTTCCGCCAGGCGCTGGCACAGCTTCAGTAA
- the exaC gene encoding acetaldehyde dehydrogenase ExaC yields MRYAHPGTEGAIVSFKSKYGNYIGGEFVAPVKGQYFTNTSPVNGQPIAEFPRSTAEDIEKALDAAHAAADAWGATSAQARSLILLKIADRIEQNLELLAITETWDNGKAVRETLNADIPLAADHFRYFAGCLRAQEGSAAEIDGNTVAYHIHEPLGVVGQIIPWNFPLLMAAWKLAPALAAGNCVVLKPAEQTPLGICVLMELIGDLLPPGVLNVVQGFGKEAGEALATSKRIAKIAFTGSTPVGSHIMKCAAENIIPSTVELGGKSPNIFFADIMQAEPSFIEKAAEGLVLAFFNQGEVCTCPSRALVEESIYDEFMQVVMKKVEQIKRGDPLDTDTMVGAQASEQQFDKILSYLEIAKGEGAQLLTGGKVEKLEGNLASGYYIQPTLLKGNNKMRVFQEEIFGPVVSITTFKDEAEALAIANDTEFGLGAGLWTRDINRAYRMGRAIKAGRVWTNCYHLYPAHAAFGGYKKSGVGRETHKMMLDHYQQTKNLLVSYDINPLGFF; encoded by the coding sequence ATGCGTTATGCACACCCCGGTACTGAAGGCGCTATCGTTTCGTTCAAGAGCAAATACGGTAACTACATCGGCGGCGAATTCGTCGCGCCTGTCAAAGGTCAGTACTTCACCAATACCTCGCCAGTAAACGGCCAACCGATCGCCGAGTTCCCGCGTTCCACCGCCGAAGACATCGAGAAAGCCCTGGACGCCGCCCATGCCGCCGCCGATGCCTGGGGTGCCACCTCGGCACAGGCCCGCTCGCTGATCCTGCTGAAAATCGCCGACCGCATCGAGCAGAACCTCGAACTGCTGGCCATCACCGAAACCTGGGACAACGGCAAGGCCGTACGGGAAACCCTCAACGCCGACATCCCCCTGGCCGCCGACCACTTCCGCTACTTCGCTGGCTGCCTGCGGGCCCAGGAAGGCAGCGCCGCGGAAATCGACGGCAACACCGTGGCCTATCACATTCACGAACCGCTGGGCGTGGTCGGGCAGATCATCCCATGGAACTTCCCGCTGCTGATGGCCGCCTGGAAACTCGCGCCCGCCCTGGCCGCCGGTAACTGCGTGGTACTCAAGCCAGCCGAGCAGACCCCGCTGGGCATCTGCGTGCTGATGGAACTGATCGGCGACCTGCTGCCGCCGGGCGTGCTCAACGTGGTGCAAGGTTTCGGCAAGGAAGCGGGCGAAGCCCTGGCCACCAGCAAGCGCATCGCCAAGATCGCCTTCACCGGTTCGACCCCGGTGGGCTCGCACATCATGAAATGCGCCGCCGAGAACATCATCCCATCCACCGTGGAGCTGGGCGGCAAGTCGCCGAACATCTTCTTCGCCGACATCATGCAGGCCGAACCGAGCTTCATTGAAAAAGCCGCCGAAGGCCTGGTGCTGGCGTTCTTCAACCAGGGCGAAGTCTGCACCTGCCCGTCCCGCGCCCTGGTGGAAGAGTCGATCTACGACGAGTTCATGCAAGTGGTGATGAAAAAGGTCGAGCAGATCAAGCGCGGCGACCCGCTGGACACCGACACCATGGTCGGCGCCCAGGCCTCCGAGCAGCAGTTCGACAAGATCCTGTCCTACCTGGAAATCGCCAAGGGCGAAGGCGCGCAATTGCTGACCGGCGGCAAGGTGGAAAAACTCGAAGGCAACCTGGCCAGCGGTTATTACATCCAGCCGACCCTGCTCAAGGGCAACAACAAGATGCGCGTGTTCCAGGAAGAAATCTTCGGCCCGGTGGTGAGCATCACCACCTTCAAGGACGAAGCCGAAGCCCTGGCCATCGCCAACGACACCGAGTTCGGCCTCGGCGCCGGCCTCTGGACCCGCGACATCAACCGCGCCTACCGCATGGGCCGGGCGATCAAGGCCGGTCGTGTGTGGACCAACTGCTACCACCTCTACCCCGCCCACGCGGCGTTCGGCGGTTACAAGAAGTCCGGCGTCGGCCGTGAAACCCACAAGATGATGCTCGACCACTACCAGCAGACCAAAAACCTGCTGGTGAGCTACGACATCAATCCGCTGGGCTTCTTCTAA
- a CDS encoding sigma-54-dependent Fis family transcriptional regulator: MHSNHLTRHAQQVLTVTQGKAHLQGPGSDPSIARSWLRCLEDYHLDPALSMAPTVLEHGRLLESRERLQQVLQIAGNEMTSLHQQLSGAGHAVLLTDARGVILNCVTAPAERKIFERAGLWLGADWSEACEGTNGIGTCLVERQSLTIHQDEHFRGRHTGLTCSASPVFDPHGELLAVLDVSSARPDVSRQSQFHTMALVNLSAKMIESCYFLRYFDNQWLLRFHLQAESVGLFSEGLLAFDGEGRISAVNQSALNLLGHIRGGLLGKPVEAFFDCSLDELLGRASVNASASWPLRTRDGRHLFAVLRGQPRSVPKPLPPRALVLERPRLSGICLGDAALQDDFRKSLRVFERDVPLLINGETGSGKEAFAKAVHQASQRAEKAFVALNCAAIPESLIESELFGYRGGSFTGARKEGMRGKLQQADGGTLFLDEIGDMPLALQTRLLRVLEDRMVVPIGGEPQAVNVRIISATHRDLLERVQDGSFREDLYYRLNGLEISLPALRERSDKSQLLDFLLAEEAGDQQVSLDGPARQALLDFHWPGNVRQLRNVLRTLAALCDHGRIGLEDIPAMIRQGRPAPVPAAVEEAGEYPLNDAERLALLNALEQQRWHMTHTAEQLGVSRNTLYRKLRKHGIAR; the protein is encoded by the coding sequence ATGCACAGCAATCACCTCACCCGGCACGCCCAGCAAGTGCTGACCGTGACCCAGGGCAAGGCCCATTTGCAGGGGCCCGGCAGCGATCCTTCCATCGCCCGCTCCTGGCTGCGTTGCCTGGAGGACTATCACCTCGACCCGGCCCTGAGCATGGCGCCCACCGTGCTTGAGCATGGCCGCCTGCTGGAAAGCCGCGAACGCCTGCAGCAGGTGCTGCAGATCGCCGGCAACGAGATGACCAGCCTGCACCAGCAGCTGTCCGGCGCCGGCCATGCGGTACTGCTGACCGACGCCCGCGGGGTGATCCTCAACTGTGTCACTGCGCCCGCCGAGCGCAAGATTTTCGAGCGCGCCGGGCTCTGGCTCGGCGCCGACTGGAGCGAGGCCTGCGAGGGCACCAACGGCATAGGCACCTGCCTGGTGGAGCGCCAGTCCCTGACTATCCATCAGGACGAACATTTCCGTGGCCGTCACACCGGCCTGACCTGCTCGGCCAGCCCGGTGTTCGACCCCCACGGCGAACTGCTGGCGGTGCTCGATGTTTCCTCGGCGCGCCCGGATGTATCGCGGCAGAGCCAGTTCCACACCATGGCCCTGGTCAATCTCTCGGCGAAGATGATCGAGAGCTGCTATTTCCTGCGTTATTTCGACAATCAATGGTTGCTGCGTTTCCACCTGCAGGCCGAGTCCGTCGGCTTGTTCAGCGAAGGCTTGCTGGCATTCGACGGGGAAGGGCGGATCAGCGCGGTGAACCAGAGTGCCCTGAACCTGCTGGGGCATATTCGCGGCGGCTTGTTGGGCAAACCAGTGGAAGCCTTTTTTGACTGCTCGCTGGACGAGCTGCTGGGCCGCGCCAGTGTCAATGCCAGCGCCAGCTGGCCGCTGCGCACTCGCGATGGTCGGCACCTGTTCGCGGTGTTGCGTGGCCAGCCGCGCAGCGTGCCGAAACCGCTGCCGCCGAGGGCGCTGGTGCTGGAGCGGCCGCGTCTGTCCGGGATCTGCCTGGGCGATGCGGCCCTGCAAGACGACTTCCGCAAATCCTTGCGGGTGTTCGAACGTGATGTGCCGTTGCTGATCAACGGCGAGACCGGCTCCGGCAAGGAGGCGTTCGCCAAGGCGGTGCACCAGGCCAGCCAGCGGGCGGAGAAAGCCTTCGTTGCCTTGAACTGCGCGGCGATTCCCGAAAGCCTGATCGAAAGCGAGCTGTTCGGTTATCGCGGCGGCAGCTTCACCGGGGCGCGCAAGGAAGGCATGCGCGGCAAGTTGCAGCAGGCCGATGGCGGTACGCTGTTCCTCGATGAAATCGGCGATATGCCGCTGGCCTTGCAGACCCGCCTGTTGCGGGTGCTGGAGGACCGCATGGTGGTGCCTATCGGCGGCGAGCCGCAGGCGGTCAACGTGCGCATCATCAGCGCTACTCACCGGGACCTGCTGGAGCGGGTACAGGATGGCAGCTTCCGCGAGGATCTGTACTACCGCCTCAATGGTCTGGAAATCAGCTTGCCGGCGCTGCGCGAACGCAGCGACAAATCCCAGTTGCTGGATTTTCTCCTGGCGGAAGAAGCCGGCGATCAGCAGGTCTCGCTCGACGGCCCGGCGCGCCAGGCTCTGCTGGACTTCCATTGGCCAGGCAACGTGCGGCAACTGCGCAACGTGCTGCGCACCCTGGCGGCGCTCTGTGACCACGGGCGAATCGGCCTGGAGGATATACCGGCGATGATTCGCCAGGGCCGTCCGGCACCGGTGCCGGCAGCTGTCGAGGAGGCGGGCGAATACCCGTTGAACGATGCCGAACGCCTGGCCTTGCTCAACGCCCTGGAACAACAGCGCTGGCACATGACCCACACTGCCGAGCAGTTAGGGGTGAGCCGCAACACCCTCTATAGAAAGCTGCGCAAGCATGGGATTGCTCGCTAG
- the eat gene encoding ethanolamine permease → MTSTTQLKPTLGTLHLWGIAVGLVISGEYFGWSYGWGTAGTLGFLVTALMVATMYTCFIFSFTELTTAIPHAGGPFAYSRRAFGEKGGLIAGIATLIEFVFAPPAIAMAIGAYLNVQYPGLDPKVAAVGAYFVFMTLNILGVSIAATFELVVTVLAVAELLVFMGVVAPGFSFSNFVLNGWSGANEFTLGSIPGIFAATPFAIWFFLAIEGAAMAAEEAKDPKRTIPRAYVSGILTLVFLAIGVMVMAGGVGDWRTLSNINDPLPQAMKAVVGNNSTWMHMLVWIGLFGLVASFHGIILGYSRQFFALARAGYLPKGLAKLSRFQTPHRAIIAGGVIGIAAIYSDGLVNLQGMTLTAAMITMSVFGAIVMYIISMLSLFKLRRTEPNLERTFRAPGYPVVPAIALFLALVCLVAMAWFNTLIGCVFLGFMAAGYLYFQLTAKQRSEAPADAMLEGV, encoded by the coding sequence ATGACTTCCACCACACAGCTCAAACCCACACTCGGCACCCTGCACCTGTGGGGCATTGCCGTCGGCCTGGTGATTTCCGGCGAATACTTCGGCTGGAGTTACGGCTGGGGCACCGCCGGCACCCTGGGTTTCCTGGTCACGGCCCTGATGGTCGCGACCATGTACACCTGTTTCATCTTCAGTTTCACCGAACTGACCACCGCAATCCCCCATGCGGGCGGGCCGTTCGCCTACAGCCGCCGAGCCTTCGGCGAGAAAGGCGGATTGATCGCCGGCATCGCCACCCTGATCGAGTTCGTGTTCGCCCCGCCCGCCATCGCCATGGCCATCGGCGCCTACCTCAACGTGCAATATCCGGGGCTCGACCCGAAAGTCGCGGCGGTCGGCGCGTACTTTGTGTTCATGACCCTGAACATCCTCGGCGTCAGCATCGCCGCGACCTTCGAGTTGGTGGTCACCGTACTGGCGGTGGCCGAACTGCTGGTATTCATGGGCGTGGTCGCACCGGGCTTCAGTTTCAGCAATTTCGTGCTCAACGGCTGGTCGGGCGCCAACGAGTTCACCCTGGGCTCGATTCCGGGGATCTTCGCCGCGACCCCGTTTGCGATCTGGTTCTTCCTCGCCATCGAAGGCGCGGCCATGGCCGCCGAGGAAGCCAAGGACCCGAAACGCACGATTCCCCGGGCCTATGTCAGCGGCATCCTGACCCTGGTGTTCCTCGCCATCGGCGTGATGGTGATGGCCGGCGGCGTCGGCGACTGGCGCACCCTATCGAACATCAACGACCCGCTGCCCCAGGCGATGAAAGCCGTGGTCGGCAACAACTCGACCTGGATGCACATGCTGGTGTGGATCGGCCTGTTCGGCCTGGTGGCAAGCTTCCACGGGATCATTCTTGGCTACTCGCGGCAGTTCTTCGCCCTCGCCCGCGCCGGCTATCTGCCCAAAGGGCTGGCCAAGCTGTCGCGCTTCCAGACCCCGCACCGGGCCATCATCGCCGGCGGCGTGATCGGCATCGCCGCGATCTACAGCGACGGCCTGGTCAACCTGCAAGGCATGACCCTGACGGCGGCGATGATCACCATGTCGGTATTCGGCGCGATTGTGATGTACATCATCAGTATGCTCAGCCTGTTCAAACTGCGCAGGACCGAACCGAATCTGGAGCGCACCTTCCGCGCGCCGGGTTATCCGGTGGTGCCGGCCATCGCGCTGTTCCTGGCGCTGGTGTGCCTGGTGGCGATGGCCTGGTTCAACACCCTGATCGGCTGTGTGTTCCTCGGTTTCATGGCCGCCGGTTACCTGTACTTCCAGCTGACCGCCAAGCAACGTTCCGAAGCACCGGCGGACGCTATGCTCGAAGGAGTGTGA
- the mpl gene encoding UDP-N-acetylmuramate:L-alanyl-gamma-D-glutamyl-meso-diaminopimelate ligase: MHIHILGICGTFMGSMAVLAKELGHHVTGSDANVYPPMSTQLEAQGIELTQGYDPAQLDPAPDLVVIGNAMSRGNPAVEYVLNKGLPYVSGPQWLADHVLQGRWVLAVAGTHGKTTTSSMLAWVLEHAGMSPGFLIGGVPQNFSVSARLGGTPFFVIEADEYDSAFFDKRSKFVHYRPRTAILNNLEFDHADIFPDLPAIERQFHHLVRTIPSEGLVIHPTTEPALQRVIEMGCWTPVQTTGAGGQWQVKLLSEDGSKFEVMFEGEAQGVVEWDMTGQHNVANALATLAAARHVGVVPAMGIAALSAFKSVKRRMEKVAEVHGITIYDDFAHHPTAIATTLDGLRKRIGDAPLIAIIEPRSNSMKLGAHRDGLPESVNQADQVVWYSPANLGWDLGATAALCTVPSIVSDSLEGIIERVKSQAKPGTHVVIMSNGGFGGLHGKLAEALR, encoded by the coding sequence ATGCACATTCATATTCTCGGTATTTGCGGCACCTTCATGGGCTCGATGGCGGTTCTGGCCAAAGAACTGGGCCATCATGTCACCGGCTCCGATGCCAATGTCTACCCGCCGATGAGCACCCAGCTCGAAGCCCAGGGCATCGAGTTGACCCAGGGCTACGACCCGGCTCAGCTTGACCCGGCGCCGGACCTGGTGGTGATCGGCAACGCCATGTCCCGCGGCAACCCGGCGGTGGAATATGTGCTGAACAAGGGCCTGCCCTATGTTTCCGGCCCGCAATGGCTGGCCGACCATGTGCTGCAAGGCCGTTGGGTACTGGCGGTCGCCGGCACCCACGGCAAGACCACCACCAGCAGCATGCTGGCCTGGGTACTGGAGCATGCGGGCATGAGCCCGGGTTTCCTGATCGGTGGCGTGCCGCAGAACTTCTCGGTGTCGGCCCGCCTGGGCGGCACACCGTTCTTCGTGATCGAGGCCGATGAATACGACAGCGCCTTCTTCGACAAGCGCTCGAAGTTCGTGCACTACCGTCCGCGCACGGCGATCCTGAACAATCTCGAGTTCGATCATGCGGACATCTTTCCCGATCTGCCGGCTATCGAGCGACAGTTCCACCATCTGGTACGGACCATCCCGAGCGAAGGCCTGGTCATCCACCCGACCACCGAGCCGGCCCTGCAGCGAGTGATCGAAATGGGCTGCTGGACCCCGGTGCAAACCACCGGCGCGGGCGGCCAATGGCAGGTCAAGCTGCTCAGCGAAGACGGCTCGAAGTTCGAGGTGATGTTCGAGGGCGAGGCCCAAGGCGTGGTCGAGTGGGATATGACTGGCCAGCACAACGTCGCCAACGCCCTGGCCACCCTGGCCGCGGCGCGCCATGTCGGCGTGGTGCCGGCCATGGGCATCGCCGCGCTGAGCGCGTTCAAGAGCGTCAAGCGGCGGATGGAGAAGGTGGCTGAAGTCCATGGCATCACCATCTACGACGATTTCGCCCACCACCCGACCGCCATCGCCACTACTTTGGACGGCCTGCGCAAGCGCATCGGCGATGCGCCGTTGATCGCGATCATCGAGCCGCGCTCCAACTCCATGAAGCTCGGCGCTCACCGTGACGGGCTGCCGGAAAGCGTCAACCAGGCCGATCAGGTGGTCTGGTATTCGCCGGCCAACCTCGGTTGGGACCTGGGTGCCACCGCTGCGCTGTGCACTGTGCCGTCGATTGTCAGCGATTCCCTGGAAGGCATCATCGAGCGGGTGAAGAGCCAGGCCAAGCCGGGCACCCACGTGGTGATCATGAGCAACGGCGGCTTCGGCGGCCTGCACGGCAAGCTGGCCGAGGCACTGCGATGA
- a CDS encoding YceK/YidQ family lipoprotein, giving the protein MSKSLLILLVALQLGGCATARTLNAAKPGAPVVYSGTRLDWYVMQGGCCPMDRFGAEAPSYPGVDLPASALLDTLLLPLSVLTVLGVGFQATGGL; this is encoded by the coding sequence ATGAGTAAGTCGCTGCTGATTCTGCTGGTCGCCCTGCAGTTGGGCGGTTGCGCCACGGCCCGCACGCTCAACGCGGCCAAGCCGGGAGCGCCGGTGGTGTATTCCGGGACGCGCTTGGACTGGTATGTGATGCAGGGCGGCTGTTGTCCTATGGATCGCTTCGGCGCTGAAGCGCCGAGCTATCCAGGTGTCGACCTGCCGGCCAGCGCCTTGCTCGACACGCTGCTGTTGCCGCTGTCGGTACTGACGGTATTGGGGGTTGGGTTTCAGGCCACGGGCGGGTTGTAG
- a CDS encoding GNAT family N-acetyltransferase has product MRITQATLEHLDLLTPLFVKYREFYGALPFPDSSRAFLEKRLRRKESVIYLALPDDDDKKLLGFCQLYPSFSSLSLKRVWILNDIYVAEDARRQLVADNLIRTAKKMAKDTHAVRMRVSTSSDNEVAQKTYESIGFREDTEFKNYILPISDD; this is encoded by the coding sequence ATGCGGATTACTCAAGCGACCCTCGAACACCTGGATCTGTTAACGCCCCTGTTCGTCAAATACCGCGAGTTCTATGGCGCCCTGCCTTTTCCGGACTCCTCCCGGGCCTTCCTGGAAAAACGCCTGCGCCGCAAGGAGTCGGTGATCTACCTGGCCCTGCCAGACGATGACGACAAGAAACTCCTCGGTTTCTGCCAGCTCTACCCCAGCTTCTCCTCCCTGTCCCTCAAGCGCGTATGGATCCTCAACGACATCTATGTCGCCGAAGACGCTCGCCGCCAGCTGGTGGCCGACAACCTGATCCGCACCGCGAAGAAAATGGCCAAGGACACCCATGCCGTGCGCATGCGTGTCTCCACCAGCAGTGACAATGAAGTGGCGCAGAAAACCTATGAATCCATCGGTTTTCGCGAAGATACCGAGTTCAAGAACTACATATTGCCGATCAGCGACGATTAA
- a CDS encoding oxidoreductase: protein MYLTPQHILLAGATGLTGEHLLDRLLNEPTVTRVLAPSRRPLSEHPRLQNPVGDPAVILPQLSGRVDLAFCCLGTTLKKAGSEQAFRAVDLDLVVAFGKRAREMGARHLVVISALGADTKSSIFYNRVKGEMEQALKAQDWPQLTICRPSLLLGERIEPRLAEQLAGPLSKLIPGKYHGIEACHLARAMWRLALEEQDGVRIVESDELRKLGK from the coding sequence ATGTACTTGACGCCTCAGCATATCTTGCTCGCCGGCGCGACCGGCCTGACTGGCGAGCACTTGCTCGACCGCCTGCTCAACGAACCCACGGTAACCCGCGTACTGGCGCCCAGCCGGCGCCCCCTGAGCGAACACCCACGCCTGCAAAACCCGGTCGGCGACCCGGCGGTAATCCTGCCGCAGCTCAGCGGCCGGGTGGACCTGGCGTTCTGCTGCCTGGGCACCACCCTCAAGAAAGCCGGCTCCGAACAGGCGTTCCGCGCCGTCGACCTGGACCTGGTGGTGGCCTTCGGCAAGCGCGCACGGGAGATGGGCGCGCGGCACCTGGTCGTGATCAGTGCCCTGGGCGCGGACACGAAATCCTCGATTTTCTACAACCGGGTCAAAGGCGAAATGGAACAGGCGCTGAAGGCCCAGGACTGGCCGCAACTGACCATTTGCCGGCCGTCGCTGCTGCTTGGCGAACGCATAGAGCCGCGGCTCGCCGAACAGCTGGCCGGGCCGCTGTCCAAGCTGATTCCCGGCAAATACCACGGCATCGAAGCCTGCCATCTGGCCCGGGCCATGTGGCGCCTGGCGCTGGAAGAGCAGGATGGCGTGCGGATCGTCGAGTCCGACGAATTGCGCAAGCTGGGTAAATAA
- the eutC gene encoding ethanolamine ammonia-lyase subunit EutC: MDKHPTDSQNPWLELRRLTPARIALGRTGTSLPTGAQLDFQFAHAQARDAVHLPFDHAGLSSQLAERGRDSLLLHSAASDRHSYLQRPDLGRKLSDASAQALRDHASANPGGVDLAVVVADGLSALAVHRHTLPFLARFEEQTQAEGWSLSPVILMEQGRVAVADEIGELLGAKMTVILIGERPGLSSPDSLGLYFTYNPKVGLTDAYRNCISNVRLEGLSYGMAAHRLLYLMREACRRQLSGVNLKDEAQVNTLDSDAPDTLKGNFLLGPAKP; the protein is encoded by the coding sequence ATGGACAAACACCCGACCGACAGCCAGAACCCCTGGCTGGAGCTGCGCCGCCTGACCCCGGCGCGTATCGCCCTGGGCCGTACCGGCACCAGCCTGCCCACCGGCGCCCAACTGGATTTCCAGTTCGCCCACGCCCAGGCCCGCGATGCGGTGCACCTGCCCTTCGACCATGCCGGGCTGAGCAGCCAACTGGCCGAACGCGGCCGCGACAGCCTGCTGCTGCACAGCGCCGCCAGCGATCGCCACAGCTACCTGCAACGCCCGGACCTGGGGCGCAAGCTCAGTGACGCGTCGGCCCAGGCCCTGCGCGATCACGCATCGGCCAACCCGGGCGGCGTCGATCTGGCGGTGGTGGTGGCGGACGGTTTGTCGGCATTGGCAGTACATCGCCACACCCTGCCGTTTCTCGCCCGTTTTGAAGAACAGACCCAGGCCGAAGGCTGGTCGCTGTCGCCGGTCATCCTGATGGAACAGGGCCGAGTGGCGGTGGCCGACGAAATCGGCGAGCTGCTCGGCGCGAAAATGACCGTAATCCTGATCGGCGAGCGCCCGGGCCTCAGCTCACCGGACAGCCTGGGGCTATATTTCACCTATAACCCGAAGGTCGGGCTCACCGATGCCTATCGCAACTGCATCTCCAACGTGCGCCTGGAGGGCCTGAGCTACGGCATGGCGGCCCACCGTTTGCTGTACCTGATGCGCGAGGCCTGCAGACGGCAGCTCTCGGGGGTCAACCTGAAAGACGAGGCCCAGGTGAACACCCTGGACAGCGACGCACCCGACACGCTCAAGGGCAATTTCCTGCTGGGGCCAGCAAAGCCGTGA